The genomic segment AACAAGTTCTTAGCCACCCATGGACGCATCACTGATGGCAGTTTAGTCACTGATAAGGAACAAAACCCTGCCCTGGGCGTCAATAGCTACAAACTGAAGCAAATAAGAAAGCTGTTAACTGAAAACATACCCTGTTTACAAGAAATCTTGCCATACACTTTGTCTGTGCATGTTATCTGAAACAAATgggattatatataataaaaataatctcATCTGAAGTACAGAGGGTTATATTATTATGGGCAGCAGCCTTGTTTATTTGTTTGTCTTGGTctctgtgtatgtgtgagtaACTGGGGCAGGTTTTTCACATTAGTGTTAAATTGCACCAGTGAAACAAGCTAAAGAAACCAGCAAAGTTCACTACGATTTATATAACAAAGCTAATGAGCCAATAGGGGACTTTCCATTGCATTACTTTTGGCATTTAGCAACTATTTTATCAGATCAGTCTCAATATGTTTTCCATAGACTCAAAGGCAATTGGTGACCAGGCCGATATATGAAAGGGTATGGTTGCTTATATTAACTCTGCAGTTATATCTTAATGCAGCACCTGAAGTGTATAAAGATAcatcttatttttcttttccagGTTCTGACACAGTGATCCACTTGTGGGGTGATTTCTGTCCTGCACAACCAAATTCCTGAGCCTTTGGATGCTATATTAATAGGTACCTATATTTTCTCTTTACTAGCCTGCTTCTTAAAGTTAGACATCAAAAATTAAGccttccatacatgccaagacctGTTCATTTAGTGAACAAGCAAATCTTTTCCAGACTGGGGCAAGCAAGTgtcagccttaaaggaacagtaacaccaaaaaatgaaagagctttaaaataataaaaatataatgcactgttgccctgcactggtaaaactggtgtgtttgctacagtaacactactataatttatataataagctgctgtgtagccacgggggcagccattcaagctggaaaaaaggagaaaaggcacaggttacatagcagataacagataagctctgtggaatacaaaagtgtttatctgttatctgttaagtgcctgtgccttttctcctttgaatggctgcctccatagctacatagcagcttatttatataaattatacaagactttctgaagcaaacacacaacttttaccagtgcagggcagcagcacattatattttagttacttttatacactttcattttttggtgttactgttcctttaatctaacgGAAGCTAATGTTGGGTTCTTGAGCCAATGATTGTATCATGGGGCATCCCATGTGGAGAAGTTGCCCTCAGACCATATCTTTAACATGACAACAAATTCACATCTGAAAAAAACCTGATTAGATATTAATCAGAAAGGTGATGGTTTGGTTTTGACTCCCAGGGCAGTCAGGTCCCAGTATGGACACGAGAGGCCAAATCAGCAGCAACTGCCTGTTGTCCTGTGAGCATTCTTCATTCAGTGGCAAATTGTGTATGACTGCTAGGTGTTTTGGTATCGTGCGATATTGTTCTGAGATAATATGTTGATAAAGAAAATTTGatgggttattcttcccctttaaataggcaAACTTTTAGAAAACCTTACGTGTAGGATAAATGCAGCCCCGCTGGCAAATTCCTTCCAAGCTTTCCCTATAAAGGTTGACTTATGACTGCTTTGGTGCCTTTACCTACAAAGCTCCTAGTACATGCTGGTGCTGGGCTTATAGTGAAAAAATAGCATTGTTTTGTATTGATTTTCCTTGTTTTAGCACAAGGAGTAATGTCTtcctacattaaggggcacatttactgatttactgatctgatttttttctgggcttaaaacacaatataaaaaaattgggagtaaccatgataatttctgatgttccaAAAAGCCTTGGCAATGCTGTTATCGGCcgtatgaaaatatcgcaattgcgtttcGAAAGGAATTTTCATGCCAAAAGTTCGTAAACGCCACGAAAAGATTTCTGGCTAtgaagccttccatgtctggctttggaagccttccataggactctgTTGTAcgcaacagatcaaacctggcgaagaTATAGTCCCGTGGAAAGTGTTACCAAtgcacgagcgttcatgcgaacactccgagcgtattttcgccgattttttcgggcgtccgcatgactttttcgtacggcgcacgactttttcgaacgtttgcacgaaaaaatcggaaaggttttaccgctgtttacaattgttcggtacgaaaattttgtgactttcggatcgccaatacgatattatcatgattaatacgattttttcgtaagcattttcgcgatatttgcgatcttacgaaattttcgtttccaatacgattttttcccattcgtgattcagattcgtggattagtagatgtgcccctaaatgtgtataTCTTATGTCTGGTACCCACCCTGCCAGCATAAATCCACTTactttgtaacatttgtacaggTGTTGTAGTGCATTCTTGATATGACTGTATCAATGTGCAGATAGAATGGTTTAACCCCTAATGTGCTGCTAAGGTACATACCTTATTATGTGCATTTACAAAGAGTTTCCCACAATGAAAGAACAGCGCACAGTATTGGACATACTAGATAACAGAATAGTTCATACAAACctgcaattacatttttgcacttCCATCTGTAGAATCCCTTTCCCAGCTTTATGTGGGGAGCTTATGTGGCAGCCCAAGGTGGCAAAATTAAACAGGGCAGGGAGGGCATTGCACTCTTAACTCCAGGGAGGTACCCCTTGGCAAAATACCAGTTTCCGTGCAATGGTGTTGtggaaaatggggggggggggggggggtgttgggatACTAGCATTATAGTAAGtacattgctttgtatgtgatCTATGTTTGTACCCCTCATGTTAGCTAGACCCTTGGTTTTCCTCCCTTGTCCCAAGCACCCAGGGCCATTGTGACTGTAATGACAATGAGTAGCTTCATTCTGTGATTGCAAGTGGACAGTGCCAGTGCAGTGTCCATAGCCATAATTGCAGCCCTGATCCGGGCACATCTTAAATGTATTGCTGTTTGCGCAGCAGCTTTGCGGAAAGCAGTCTGAGATACTGGAACTATATATTACTGCAAAATACAATTAAAGATcatcccctaaaaaaaaaaaaaggattacatTCATTCTATGGAATGTGCAGCTTCCTACTGTCAGGGTAGCCATGGGGTGGCGGTTAATGTGGTTCTTTTGGTACCCCcaatatgttatattattattattaaatattacacAAGGTACCCAACATTTTTCAACTATACAGGGCCTCAATAAAGTATGGCTTTCTCATTGCAGCCTTGTGTACTGTGGGAAGCCTTCTGTCAAATAATATCATGTGGTAGGTAAGCATGGGTACCTCTCTAGCCCAGCCTCCTTATGCATTCATATTAAGTACCCTGTGCTCTAAGGCAGCAAACTGTACCAGGACTTGTAGCGGGAGCCTAAAAGTAAACAGACGGAAGTTTTGAATAAAAAATTACAGACCATTAGACTACTTCACTTGGGCAGTGAATTGCATTCAGCAAATTGATGTTATTTttgaaaacctgttttttttttaactgttaaaaCTTGGGATTTTTTTACCTGTCTGGAACATTCACATATTGGAATGTGGCAACTTCCACTCTTTCATGCACTAATGCAAAGAATGTTTAACTGCATGCATCATTTttgaagtgcttttttttttttttttaaagggttttgtGGAATTGCAACTCCCAAAGTTGCCTAGAGGATCAGCTGTACTTTGGGCTTCTGGGTGGTTGGTGTTTTATTGACAACCAGTAAAATGAGATCACATGCAAATGTTATTAAGAAACAAAACAAACTGACTGCCAGCATTAGTAATAACTGACATAGCAGGAACACCTTTcctacacattgctttgttttcattTGGATTACTATTCTGCTTTAATAACATGTTTTGGCTAGGAATGATGTAGCTCTTTCATAAGGCTTACTGTTCCTTGGGTATGACAGCTCTTTAATTCTGAAGTAGTTTCACAGGCACTCCCTTCATCTCGCTGGATATGTCTATCTGTTTCTCAATGCTGGGAGTACTAGGGGATGGCACCACCCTCTAgctgtatacacaaacacaactGAAACATGGATACAGTAAAGCATGGAGAATATCCCCTGCAGTTTCTTGTGTCGTAGTGAATGCACCCAACATttatatatctactgtatatatttgtaggTGGGGCACACTATGGATGGTTAGTGAGGTCATTAGAAAGTAGCTTTTCTAAGATTCGTGAGGTTATAGGACTTCAGGGGAgaattcatataccagtctagGAGTACACTAAGGTTTGGCAGACAACATGTCTTTCCTAATTATGTCTGGAGCTTAAGTTGCTCTTAGCTTTATCTCAGAAATGCTAGATTGATTCTCTTGGTCACAAACCGTGTCTGGGCAAAGAAGGATCACTTAATTGCCCTTCATCTAAGAGGCTCATTAatatttactacactgctgctcGGAATACCTGTGCCTGATTTAAGGGTGAAGATGGACAGGGGGGTGACTAGTCTCCATGACTTTTAAGAAACTACCATACACGGCGGCTAACATTCTTGCAACATATAAGAGTCGCCACCATGAGCGATACAAGCCCAGCGACTATATAGTGAGATGATTAGTCTCTTtagtgtctttgccctaaggcttaaaggaacagttcagtgtaaacattaaactgggtaaaatagaccacgcaaaattaaaaatttaatctataaaggctggagtgaacaggtctctaacataatagccagaacactacttcctcctcgctaaactgttagcagtcagtaaccaatctgtgacttgaggggggcccaTATGGGAAATAACTGTTCAATTAGTTTGCATCTGAATCttacctgcatgctcacaaactaactgaacagttatgtcccatgtggtcactgactgactaagaggttagagagctgaaagcaagaagtagtgttttggctgttacgttagacatctgctcacctcagcctttatagattacatttttgcctaactaatattagaaatatgtttcattttgcgcagtctgttttacccagtttcatttttacactgaaccgtTCCTttaagccacatggggctgaCTTTCAGCCttcatttatccacaggccaagaatcagcccctatgctctgATCAGCTTCTGGatgtgcctgtacctggagcCATTGCCTGGGGCAGGCACAGGGAGCAGATTTcagaccagtggctcagggcacaGGCACATGTTACTGCCACTCAGAGTGTAGGggcatttatctgcaggctgagaattagGCTATGCCACATGGGCAATCAGTGAGAGGGATATTGCTACTATCTCCAAAAATGtaatggttatgtaataaaagagggTAATAATGTGCCGATTATATCccattacattttgtatttagaAATGTACTATTTCAGAGAGAATATAAAGCACGGAGCCTAAGCTATGAAATCTTGTAAAGTATTACTTAAGTATTACATTGCTTTCTAAGACAATCTTCTCTTACCCATTTTCCTTTGGTTAGGCGTAAACAGTTCATGTATTTTGTAAGCCGGGCCCCATTGGTGGGATGTACTAAGCAGAATAGCAAACAAAAGGCAATAACtgaatttcaaaatgttttatttatgtaaaaataattaaactatCCATATCTGTGTTCCTTCCCAGGTTTGACTGCTGACACAACGATGGATGTCAAACACATTAAGGATTACCTCTCATGGCTGTACTATCAGTATCTTCTCATCACATGTAGCTATGTCCTGGAGCCCTGGGAACAATCCATTTTTAACACCCTTCTGCTGACTATTATTGCAATGGTGATCTATAGCTCTTACATTTTCATCCCAATTCACGTTCGACTGGCAGTTGAGTTTTTCTCTGGAATCTTCGGAGGACAGCATGAAAGTACTGTGGCCCTTATGAGCTGAGAAAACATATATTGCAGGGACCTATTGAGTATACATGGGACATGCTGCTTCTTAAATCAAGTGCATTGGCACCGGCTGCATACATTCAAGGTTTATTTAGATCCCAGCTATAAAACGGCTTGTGGGTGGAGGACATTGTACAACCTGATATGTAATGTGCATGTTCAAAATATCCCCAGTCTGCATATATTACAGCTTAAGCAGTATATTTGCCAGTATTCTGCTCATCATGCTGAAAAACTGAAGGAgaattttagcaaaaaaaaacacaagaaagtaGAGTGTTGGCCATCACTCGCATGATGAATGTACAGCTGATATTTCTAAAATTGGTCGGCTGCTATGCATACTTTGATGTAACATATTTCAAGATGAAATATGGCCGTACTCTTTATGAATGTACTCCATTATATGTTACAGTATTGAAGTACTTGGGTGTTCCCATTGCAGTGGGGTGCTCTGAAGTGACGTATAGCCTTACTATTCAGATATCATCCTTATATTTGAATAGTAAAATCAAAAACTTGGCAAAAACATCTAAATAGTCTCTGTACATCTGTTGGCTGCCCCTCGGGCAGTATCCAGTGGACCCTGCATGTGGTCTGTATGGATACTGATAACTGACCGTTGTACAAGCAAATGTGCATGGTGGCTGTTAATCATACCTATCAGTTCTGAAAATGTGACCTGGAAAGAGGGCTGACTCTGTAAACATGTTAGTTTTGAACTATGTTGTCAGTAAATGAAGTCTTCCATCCTACAACACTTCAATATACTGTGAAGCTATGTGATCTTATAGAGAGGGTCAGTTTTAGGGAAGGGTGTTTTTCTCTGGGCTCTCCATCTCAAAAGGGCATTTGACAAGAAAATATACATAGTATTACACTGTGTAATTGATATTTTTAGTAGTTTTGTCATGGGTGACCAGTCTGCATCCCTTTTGGCTGTCATTGAATTGTAACTCAAGCATCCCCTATCTGTCCAGCTTTTGGGTGCATGAATCAATGCCTAGGGATAGACAGATTGGGCCCCTTGCTGTAAGGCAGTTGTCCCTCAGGTTACCTTCACACATCGCCCCACTACCACTTTTCTCTATCTCAGTAGTTAAGAGCATACCTGGCTATACC from the Xenopus tropicalis strain Nigerian chromosome 5, UCB_Xtro_10.0, whole genome shotgun sequence genome contains:
- the sptssb gene encoding serine palmitoyltransferase small subunit B; translation: MDVKHIKDYLSWLYYQYLLITCSYVLEPWEQSIFNTLLLTIIAMVIYSSYIFIPIHVRLAVEFFSGIFGGQHESTVALMS